TGGCGTCCGGCGCGGCGATGGTGCAGACGCGGCAGCTCGGCATCCACACCCGAGTGCTGGCCGCGCCGGTGCCGGCCCGCGCCATCGTCCTCGGCGAATCCCTGTGCTACCTCGGGCTCGCCCTGCTGCAGTCGGCGCTGATCATCGCGGCCGGCGCGCTGCTGTTCGGGGTGAGCTGGGGCGACCCGCTCGCCGCGGTGGTGCTGACGGTGGTGTGGGCGGCCGTCGGCACCGGCGCCGGGATGGCCGGCGGCACGGTGTTCCGCACCCCGGAGCAGGCCTCGGCGCTCGGCCCCACGATCGGGGTCGCGTTCGGCATGCTCGGCGGCTGCATGTGGCCGCTGGAGATCGTGCCGGACGCGGTGCGCTCGCTCGGTCACCTGACCCCGCACGCCTGGGCGGTGGACGCGTGGACGGCCCTGCTCGCCCGCGGCGGCGGGCTCGGCGACATCCTGCTTCCCCTGGGCGTGCTCGGCGCATTCGCGGCGCTGCTGCTCACTTTCGCGTCGGTGCGGCTGCACCGGTCGCTGACGACGTGAGGCAGGGGTGCCGCGCCGGGCTTCGGCCGGGAGGACTCCGCGCCGTGCCTTTGTTGTCCGGTTGCCGGCGCCCCAAGGCGGCCTCGGGTGCGTTCAACGCACCGAAGGCCGCCTTCGGTGCGCTTGCGGTGCCTCGGTTGTGCCGAAACCTCGCCGCTCCCGGCTGCCGCACGCGGGCACCGGCAGGGCACGGGTGGCTCCGGGTACGACAGCACGGGCGGCACGGCCACCGGCCGTACCGCCCGTCGTCGTTCGCGGTCAGTCCTTCTTGATCGGGATTTCGACCTGCTTGTCCGCTTCGGGCTTCGTGACCGGAACCGTCACCTCGAGGATGCCGTTGTGGTAGACGGCGGCGATCTTCGTGGTCTCGGCGCCCTTCGGCAGCGTCACCGTCCGGGTGAAGGAGCCGTAGCGGAACTCGCTGCGGCCCTTGTGCTCGGTGCGGGCCTCACGGATGGCCGAGATGGTGAGCAGGCCGTGCTCCGCCGACACGTGCACGTTCTTCTCCGGGTCGAAGCCGGGGAGCTCGGCACGCACGACGTACTTGCCCTCCTCGGCCACCTCCTCGATCCGGACCAGGTTGTGCTCGCCGAACGGCCATGCCGCGTCGAACAGGTCGCTGAGCACGGGAACCCTCGTCCCCGTCCGCGGCAGCAGTGATGTCATCCGAGCCTCCTTTCTCTGATCTCCCCCTCGGCTTCAGGCAACCACCCCCGGACCGGCGCCGATGCGGCCGTACTTCCCCGATCCCGGGGACCAACGTCCCGGGTTCAGGGGGTGCGGCGGCGCAGGGTGGCCGCGCCCAGCAGCAGGGCGAGCACCGCGCAGCCGGCGATGATCGCGACGTTGCGGACCAGCGTCCCGTCGATCGTGTCGGAGCGGGTCACGTGGGTGAGGGCGTCCACCGCGTAGGACAGCGGGAGGACGTCCGAGATCGCGTTGAGCACCCAGCCCATCGAGTCGCGCGGCACGAAGAGCCCGCAGAGCAGGAACTGCGGCAGCACGAACACGGGCAGGAACTGGATCGCCTGGAACTCGGTGCGGGCGAACGCGCTGACGAACAGCCCGAGCGCGGTCCCGAGGAGCGCGTCCAGCACGACGATGAGCAGCAGCGTCCAGACCGACCCGGCGATGTCGAGGCCCAGCCAGGTCAGGGAGATCCCGGCGGCGACGAGCACCTGGAGCGTCGCGAGCAGGCCGAACGCCAGCGCGTAGCCGAAGAGCAGGTCGAGCTTGCCGATCGGCAGCGTCATCAGGCGTTCGAACGTGCCGGTGGTGCGCTCCCGCAGGGTGGTGATCGAGGTGAGCAGGAACATGATCGTGAACGGGAAGATGCCGAGCAGCGCCGGGGCGATCCCGCTGAACTGCCGCTCGGAGTTCAGGACGTAGCGCAGCAGGATCATCAGCAGGCTGGGCACGCCGATGATGAGCGCGACCGTGCGCGGGTCGTGCCGCAGCTGGGTGAGGATCCGGCGGGTCGTGGCGATCGTGATCGAGGCGCTCACCGCGTCGCTCCTTCCCGGCCCTTGATCAGCCGCAGGAAAGCCTGCTCGAGATCGTCCGCGCCGGTCCGCGCCCGCAGCCCCTCCGGGGTGTCCTGGGCGAGCAGTTTCCCTTGGTGCAGCAGGAGGAGCTCGTCGCAGCGGGCGGCCTCGTCCATGACGTGGCTGGAGATCAGCAGGGTGACGCCGGCCGCGGCCAAGCCGTGGAAGAGCTTCCAGAGCTCGTCGCGCAGTTCCGGGTCGGACCCGACGGTCGGCTCGTCGAG
This genomic window from Amycolatopsis mongoliensis contains:
- a CDS encoding Hsp20/alpha crystallin family protein; protein product: MTSLLPRTGTRVPVLSDLFDAAWPFGEHNLVRIEEVAEEGKYVVRAELPGFDPEKNVHVSAEHGLLTISAIREARTEHKGRSEFRYGSFTRTVTLPKGAETTKIAAVYHNGILEVTVPVTKPEADKQVEIPIKKD
- a CDS encoding ABC transporter permease encodes the protein MSASITIATTRRILTQLRHDPRTVALIIGVPSLLMILLRYVLNSERQFSGIAPALLGIFPFTIMFLLTSITTLRERTTGTFERLMTLPIGKLDLLFGYALAFGLLATLQVLVAAGISLTWLGLDIAGSVWTLLLIVVLDALLGTALGLFVSAFARTEFQAIQFLPVFVLPQFLLCGLFVPRDSMGWVLNAISDVLPLSYAVDALTHVTRSDTIDGTLVRNVAIIAGCAVLALLLGAATLRRRTP